The Vitis riparia cultivar Riparia Gloire de Montpellier isolate 1030 chromosome 3, EGFV_Vit.rip_1.0, whole genome shotgun sequence genome segment TGATGAAACCAGGGCAATCTCTTTGGGGTTTCTTATTTCAACACCACACCCTTCAGAGGCAAAGATCCAActgaaaagaaaatcaaaactgaAAGGGGAACAATCTAGtgttttcttgaattttgaTGAGAAAATTTAACAGGGGCAGGGTAATCTTCCATTGCTGGTATGGATTCACCAAACTGTCACTTCTGTATGTATATATCATACCCATCCCTGTGCTTCAACACCATATACAGAATGTTATTGTAAGCTTTTCTCAGTAGTTAACCTTTTCTACTATTATATTTTCTAGTCTTTTCAAGACATCCAAACACTTAAACCAGCCATAACCAACAACAGACAGAAAATCCAAAAactgaaagagaaaaaaaatattcagaCTTCCAACAGCAAACAGGCTAGTGGATTAATTGATGTACAAGCATGAACCCTAGTTATTATACTCTTTCTGATCATGACCATGCTTATGAAAATTCACCCTCAGGTTTACAGGCTCCACGAAGAACTTCTCTTTGTTCAGCTCAGGCTTCATCTCCACACCAAGAGGCTTCTCTCCCTTGCGCTCAACATGGCCATGATATATAATACTATTAGGCCTGGCATCAAAATCCCTAACAAAATGGTCCATTTTTCTTGCCTTTGATGAGAATGATGCTGGATCTTGATGAATAAAGCCTTTGATTGCCTCTGGCATAGGTTGGCCTTTCATTATGCTCTTCCAGTAGTCTCCCATGTCCTTCCTTCCATCAATAAGCCCTGAAAACTGATCAAAACaaacaagaatatacaagaatATTGTTATTCATATCAGATTCCTCCAAAACTCAACACAAAAAGGTCTAGCTAGTtctgagaaaatgaaaatgaaaatgaaaatttattgaatgatTTTGACTGGGAATTTCAGTGCTGGGGAGTATGAGAACTGGGCATGCACACGTTAGATTTTGCTAGCATGTATGTTGTTTGTTTGATGAGAAAATGCTTACCAAGAGgagcaagaaagaaatgaagaaaggaaAGGTAAATTTCATCTGTTTGCTGACTAATTGACTCATCCTTAGATTTGCTTAGCCTGTATGGTGGACTTTGCCTCTCCTACTTATTATATATAGACCAATACCCATGacatacaaatttattttcttattatttttattttttaataacaaaaaatatatataaactatatGATCATCTTTATTTGAAACACGTAGTTTACACGGACTCCtgaatttgaatattttaattatttcaaatatttaatataaaataaaagtattcaAATCCAATGGTCCAAAAGTCAAAAAGAACcctcttattttttctttacctGCACgtgatttcaaatattattttaatataattttgataagcaaacaaagaaagataaaaagaaaaccaCTAAACAAGTGATGTTGGGCTGTCAACTGTTTGTTGGTAGCACAAAGGAGGTGGGttgggaagtgttttttaatttgaaaccatgtttgataatttattttgataaataataatttttttgagaaattatttgaaaaataaagcgttttttgaaaaaatatttatattttttttttttttttgggactgtTTTGaagatcaaaaataaaatattatgtgtaaaagttattttaataaatattttataaggtaagaaacaaattaaaaacatttcaagttttcaaaataaatttttattttagaaaacattaaaagtgtttttaaaaactgttctaagaaaaattttaaaaatgttatcaaaagtattaaaaaaaaaaacatgtttttaagatAAACTCTAAGAGTGTATTTGACTATTGTTTTCGAAAACTCTTTCTTGttgttcaaaacaaaaaatgataaaacatgtttgacaaccagaaaatacaaaattaaggcatgtttaataattgttttagaaaataatttaaaaatatattttttgagaataatttttgaaatttgttttctgatttttgtataacaaaaatccatttaaaaacctaaaatgtttttaagcaatttttaatatttttaaattttttttaaaataatttttatatctagtgttttatttttaatcattctacatgtatatacaattatttctcaaaacaaccctaaaaaaataagtgaaaataatataaagtatttaaaagatgttttccaaaaatactttttttttaattcttaagaataaaaaatggaaaacaatttttagttatcaaacatgttttctgtgttttttattttaattagaaaacaaaaaactattctaaaaaataattttgaaacaaatctttattttttgttcttaaaaacataaaatatgatgttttcagataatatttttaaaattattttcacttattttctaataactattttaaaaaaataattatacagatataaaaaataattaaaaataaaacactatatataaaaattaattttaaaacatgaaaaataaggtaaaaatattttaaattcccaaataaacaaatagtttttaaaaaaattatttttaaaatctatttttcagaattattatcgttaataattatcaaacaacaCTTAAATTTTGTATCAAAAGTTATGATTTGCCACATGCATCATTCTATATTTTTCAAGGAAGTCAACGTTGATAGATCTATACTAGATGTTTAGTGATGGAAACCTATCACACCATCATGTCACGTTAGCTTTCAATttcaattgtaattttttttttctccaaagtgAGAGACAACAAAGGCTCATGGCTCATGCATCACccaaaaatagttattaaatttttagtatATAGTTCCTAAAAGGTGGACATGCCCTTTTACCAACTCTCTAATTTTTCCTtatcccatttttttctttcttgtctcATATTGATTTTGATGTATGATAATCTCTAATTttactatatattaaaaataatagaaaaaaaaccttttaaataatgttttttttctctcattcaacCCTATTTTCCATTCAACATTGTTTTGTCATCTCCACGTACAATATCCATAAATTTAGTACAATCTGGATTAAATGATTGCCACAACTAAactattttactaatattttaatatatagtttACTATAACCTGACAActctttaattaatattttttccccTTGCATGATCATATAGTATAAAATAATTCGTAAGTTGAGTTGGGGTAATCAGTGATGTCACATCGTCATTtaacattaaatattatataattattaaatgaattttgatattaattattTGGTAGAAGACATTACAAAGAGAGAGGTTCTATACTCCTATTTGCTCCATCTTTTATgttgttaataaattttaatattttgatctttttgtttgttttaatatttttttattttgatttagcGTATTTAAAAAGAATGTcgtaaacttattttttattttactctcCCTTTTTTCTCctctaatttttactttaaggtTCACAAAAGGAATTATCTATTGAAAAAGTACCAAGCCATGTCATATATGCATTAAGATTTCAATCTCGAAGTTTAGGGAGTCTAGGGGTCCTCCcctactaaattaaaaaactctTCTAGAAGgcaattatttttataggaaTTAGAGAATTTTTAATCACTTATATCTAAAATATTGTTACctaaaatcctttaaaaaataaatcttataagaaaaataaatttatatctaattaatacttttttattttaatttattatttatactttttttcaataatctaaattatttatatgcattttcaattttgaaaaatggaagTTAGATTGGTAGCTTTTTCAACAGTATAGTTTagttttttcgttttttttttttttttttggctgatTTTTATTGTCAACTTTGAATGGTGGAGAAGGAAGTTGGTTAGGTAGCTTTTCAgtagcttaattttttttcctttaattggATGGCAGACAAAAAGAAGATACTAATCATGTTGTGTGAAAGTTGACTTTGGAGCAATATCTCGAAACGAACCACAGGATCAATGTCTATGGCCCACATTTGTCTGTCATCAACAGTGATTAAAAAGCCTTGTCACACACGTATTCTCTCTTACCCTTTTTAAGTGAAGGGACAGCATACCAATCCATTTGTTGCTTTATCATGCATGTAGACATTTTTAGTGGCCACAATTCATGTTGACTCAAATTCATCAATTAGATTAGTAAAGAACATGTTCAATAGCAAGACTATCTGATCAAGATGTCCAATAATCCAACTTattggataaaaaatttaactagaataaataaataaattgttttttagtcATGATAGAAGTCTCAAAATTTTTGTTCTCGGTCGTATTTATTTACGTTGGATTGGTATTATTGGACTTCAATATTACCTCATCGACATGAGATTTTTGTGTATTGTTCTTCCGATTtttgctctaataccaattatTGGATCAGACTTTACCTATATCATCTTAAAATCAATTGATATTCAACCAAAGTAAATTAAgcattttatgatttttggtatcatattttataagtctaaaatatataaaagctaCATTTGAATAATTCATCTAAActtaatatcaaataaaattacgaCATCCCAATTGTCTATACTTTTAACCTTTTTATCTTAAAACTAATTGTTATGTTAATATAAGTAAGTCACGTTAAATCTAAACTTGTATTCGAGAGATGGTTATCCATACGTCGATAATGGGTGTATGGGTTCTCAAGAAGAGATAAGCAATGGTGGTCCCTTAGACTGCTCAGATCCacaaatgaatgaaaagttAGATCTACATTACATCTCACTTAAATCTATCTTCTATAATATTTGACAAAACACTCtaagtataaaataaaagttatcatTAGGATTGATCCATTCAGGCTTAAGATCGAGTAGCATTATTACACCCCCATCAATCTAGATAATTAAAATCTAGTATTgaccaaacaaataaattaagaatagccaaagcagaaaaaaaaaaaaaatgaaagtcaaCTTCTTGTGTTGatcataaaatatatacaaatgtCTGGTTGTAATGCTTTTGTTTCCATTTGGGTCATGCATGGTGTCATTGTTTTCTAGTGAAGTTCTTATATAGGTTGATGCGAGGTTTGGGGAAGGACAAAAACaggttattatttttcttttatttgtcaCAGAAGTGGCAATCTATAGGTATGCATGCCTTCTTTATTATCTCAATCTGCCCTAACATatgataatgaattttaaatgtAGGAGAGGACATGTGACCCTTTGGGAAAGGAGGGGCCTTCTTTTGATTGGTTgtgtagaaaaataaaaagaaaaaggaaataccATAGAACCatagagaaaatatttattcttccttttttgttggtctaaaatatttgtattattttttttaaagttaagttccattttcaaatattttattttaattataatatatataaactttaatttttaggGAGGTTATCGTATAGAAAAATAGATCCGCGAACCTATTGATTGACCATCGATGCAAATTCATCGACcgcttttatatttaaaaaaaaatcaagcccattcaaaatttcagatttaattttttaaaaaaaaaaaattggtctcCTTAACCTACCTAATTAATTCACATTGTTGGTCTATTTCCTACCACTTAAATCTGAGATTCAACCATGttgtattataatttttatcatcTTCTCAAACTTCATGTGCCTGCTAACATAAGATTCTTTAAATCCGTTTGGCTAAGCTGTCTGctttagtaaaaaatatttttaaaaaaataaaaaataaaagcccATAGTTTTGAATGGAACAGTTGGAAATGTGCAATGAACCAGATGCAACAATCAAAAAAGGGTTTCTTAGATTCTCACTTCACATGGAGGAGACAAAACATACAAAGAAAAACcgaaagtttaattttttttttttttttttttttttattaattttggtcCATTTTTCTACCCTATTGGGTGGAAGACAGGAAATGTAAGTGAAAAGAAACAATATATTGTATAATATTGAATAGTAAGAAAAACGTTTGGTTGTACTTCATGCAGGAATGATCAAAAAGTAGAGTTCCTACTTCCATCCACACCACTCTCTTTTCAGTTGCTTTAATCATTTCAACCTTTGAAAATTCTTCAGTGTTGCCCATTCTACTTTGGATTTGATtcatcttctttccatttttttttttctttttttttaaaaaattaaattgtataaaaatttaaaaatcactacAGGGATGTAAGTCAAACTTTTGCTTCTTATTATTCTAACGATAACATCAACAGTTCAACAAGTCTtccataattattatttttattcacgaaaaaaacaaaaaaaaacaaaaagaaagagaagctCCATGCGCTTATCCTAGTGTAGTTCTCATTCCTCAACTCGTTTTGTTGACATTTTTCTTAAGCAGAAGATCGACGAAGAGGAAAAAGGAGAGATGGGTCTTGGATTTTCTTCATCATGGAGCCTCAGCTTCTGTGTTCTGCTTGTTTTAATGGTATTCTCTAAATTTTTCCAGTTTGTTTCCATGAAGTTTGAGATTATCTAGAGTTGTTTCACCTCATCAAGCACCTTTTATTGATCAGTTTTGGTTAGTGCTTTGATCAAACACATCAGTCTAAGCTTTTTCTATTGATTCAATTCCAGTCTGCAGAAGCCAGCAAAGGGGAATACAGTCTGCAGAAGCATGAAGATGGAGGTGAAGAAGCCATGGCTAGAAAGCATATCCATACTCATATGGACATGTCCATGCGTATATTCTTCACAATAACTGATCTGAAGGTTGGGAAAAGGATACCTGTTTACTTCTCCAAGAGAGACCCTGCTACCTCTCCTTATCTGCTGCCTAGAGAAGAAGTTGAGTCCATCCCCTTCTCATCAGCCCAACTCCCATACCTTCTTCAGTTCTTCGGATTTTCTCAAGGTTCTCCACAGGCCATAGCCATGGAGAACACACTCAGACACTGTGAGACTGAGCCCATTGAAGGAGAGACAAAGTCATGCGTGACATCCTTAGAATCCATGCTTGATTTTTCCCGGAAAATATTCGGATTGAAGGCCAGTTTTGAAGTTATAAGCACTAAGCTTGGAGAGAAGACAACCAGTCTCCTGCAAAACTATACCATCCTGAAATTGCCCAAGCCCATCTCGGCTCCCAAAATGGTGGCCTGCCATACCTTGCCCTACCCTTATGCAGTTTTCTACTGTCACTTCCAAGAGGGTGAGAACAAGGTGTTTGAGGTTTCACTTGGGGGGGAGAATGGAGATAGAGTGGAAGCTGTTGCTGTTTGCCACATGGATACCTCTCAGTGGAACCAAGACCATGTGTCTTTTCGCTTGCTGGGAGTCCAACCAGGAGCCTCTCCGGTGTGCCATTTCTTCCCAGCAGATAACCTCATTTGGGTTCCTTCACCAGCCTTGATTCAGGACTAATAATTTGATTTGTGATAGTGATTGTATGCTTCTTTATATTGGTCATGTCCCACACCCTTGAACTAAGTAATTGAATcatattttacatgtttgtgtTGCATACTGAAGCATGAATCAGTCTTACTGTGGATTGGGATGTCGCGGTTTGAGCTCTCAGCTACCTGATCAGCTTGTGGGGATGGAGTTATATGGTAAATTCATAAGGGTTTATGGACACATcaccattgaaaaaaaattatgtattataTAACAAGTTTGTCCTTATTATAGTTTTAATCCTCGAGCTCGACTAGACCTCAACCAGACCTCGATCGTAATCGAGAAAAGAGGAACTTCATCATTGTAATCCTTCTCcttcatttaattaataaattctgaAGTGTTAATGTCAACTTTCATAGACATAAACATCACATTCATCGTCAAACCACGTAAACAACttcttatcttttctttatttttgttagtgTGATTTGGTTGACAGATTGATGAGTTCTAACATATACAAAACATTTACCAACAAGATTAGAGTTGATTTTCTTCATAGCCCAGGAAGGTACTATTAAAGAAtcaatcatttatatattttcaacaaCAGAGCACACAAACAAACTACTTGGAAATTCTAGGGCTGATCTCTATATATTATGAATACATACATCAGCTGTTTTCTTTCTGCTTCAAGTCCCTGACAATTGCAGGCTAGCTAGCTACCCTCCTTTAGGCTCAACATGGCCGTGATATATTATACCATTAGGCCTGCTGTcgaaatccttaacaaaatggTCCCTTTCTCTTGCCCCACTACAAGATGTATGACAATTTTCCTGGGAAACAAACGAAAAATCCTGATCATCAACAAGCTCTTTAACTGCTTCTGGCATGGGCTGGTCCTTCATCATGCCCTTCCAGTAGTATTCTCCTGGGCTCTCTCTTCCATCAATGATGCCGACAAGCTGATCATCATCCAGGAATCAAAAGAATAATGTAAAAACTAATACAAGATGCCTGAACAAACCtgtaaaataaagagaatatatatgaaaattaaatgcTTACCAATAGAAGGGAAATGGAAACTAGAATCAAGACTAAAGATTTCATCTCCTCTGTGACTCAAAATATTGTAGACCCTTCAACTACTAAGACTTGATAATATAGTATGTAGAGACCATGGAGTACCAGAGCAAGTACAAGAATCTAAATTTTATCTTCAATATAAAAtcttattgcaaatattttgaGACCCAAAATTCAATTCAGGGTGGTAGAAAATTGTTTCCTTCTAGAGGGTTGGGTTGATGTCATGGTCGGCTCCCCATGGTAAGAGGCTTTGGATTCATCCTCAACATAGAACACTTAATTtgaaatccataaaaaaatgggttgttaatttaaaaaaatattaattaattttattatttattaattttccaaGTAGATGTATTTCAATCTCAATGACAAAACCTCCACTATATGGGTTTATGAGAATCAAACAATAGAAAGTGGAAGAAACTGGTCAACCAAACCCACCTTCTTATCTTGTCAAACTTTTCAAAGGATTTGCATCCAACCACTTTTGTTGTTCTCTGAATCTCTATTATGGTTCTTGAGATCATTGATTAGGTGGCGTTGACTATCACTGGTCGGTTCCACTGTTACACAGAGAGAGATCATGTGTGGGGGGCCTTCTGGGCCGTCGGATTGTCAGTAGTATTAAGGTCAATGAGGGAGGATCCACCATGCATGTGCTCTCTATGTAAAGATGCTTGGTATCTGTGATGATTCGACTGTAACAGTCTGTCACGTACACTCAGTTCATTGTGATGATGCGGCGATGAGTTGACTTTTCTTGGTTGAAATTCAACAAAGCTGATGGCTCCTGTCTGTCGGCACACACTGGATTGTTTGCTGTGATGAATACTAAAACATCGCTGTCATGCTTTTGCCTTTCTTCTCCACTATTGTCATTGTGCTCATGTTACGTGTGTGGGTGGCCGACCTGGATTGGGCTCGGTAGAGCCCCTGTCCATAAAGCCTAACCTCAGAGTTCCATTCAGGCCCATAATTAGATGAAAGCCCAAAGTCGTGCTAGGAATCTGCTTCGTAAGCACTTTTGGGGATCCaccaagagaagaaaagaaggcCGCCTCTCagggatttttgtttttgaaaactcaaaaaaataggttttgataataataatttaagtaaagaaaactgttttttatacttaaattcctaaacaaaattttgtttttgaaaataacttagaattgttttaaaaaattgttatcaaaacctatttttgaaaactattttagaaaacattctAATGAGACTTAAAGTGcatttaacaataatttaataaaatgtttctaacttttctaattattgaaagataaaaatttttaattgttagaAACCTTAAAAACGCTTCAAAGCATTGTTAAACACACTCTTATTATATTACCTTATCAAGggtaaaagtttttaaattattttacatattttcaatttttccttaaaacgccgtacaaaaataatgaaaaacactttaaatttattttaaaaacaatctattttcactacaaattaatatatatatatatatatatatataaaagaatgaaaatatcggtaattacggatatatcaatgaatattttgacacaaaatatcgataaaattaaaattgattagaaattataaaaatgtaaaaaaaaactcttaaaaataaacttagaagtataatagaattgtaattgatatatataatataatttattatttaataataatattgtatatgctaataaaaaaaatatgaatttcataagtatatatttattattaaattatatcaaatattattcaataataatattatgatatttgattataatatgtccaattttaaaaaatatttaatattaaaattataattcatttaattcaattgtattaaatgatataaaataaatgataatatatgcataatttttaatacttaattaatatattaatgatattaaaaacactataaaaaaaattatcatgataatttttatattttttcttatcaaatagatgaaaatttttcatttaattataattaatttgttatttaaaatatatttttttatcatgtttatatgttgaatttgagtatatatatatatatatatattcaggGATGAAACTTTAGGTACAATTCATCCGTGGGTTAAACGTAAGCGTCAAATGAATTGAGTGGAACGAGGTACCCATAATGCTTACGCCAGTCTTTTTCCACATTTAACAGAGAATGCGACTAATCAGGATCATATTGAATATGGTATTATTGTTTGTTGGGTGACTTTGAATATGGGCTATGGTTCCATCAGAAGCCTAACTTAGGCCTAAGGGTAAGGCCCAACCTCCCTCTGAACCCAATCGAGAGCCTTTGGTCACCCAGGGTCCACGATGAGACCATTTTAAGACgtagaggaattttttttatttcttcgtAAATTAAATAGTTCTCTtatgaactaaataaaaagtaaactTGAATAATACAAaacagatttaaaaaaaaaatattaattgaatacaaataaaattttaaaaatatataaacttttatGAACATTAATGTTAAGGCCATTTGTCTGGATCTGGTATCATTAATTTAAGGCTTAAATGTGTGCCTTTGTATTAATCATTTGCTTGGAATAATAAAAAGGATGTTTCCTTAAAAAGTACGATAACATGAGTggtatttcatttaaaatactaaaaatcaTTGAGCGTAAATATTAAGGCTTTTTTAAGATTGATTCCTAAGACACTGACAGTGCTGGCCATCCACATGGCTGCTGACAAGGATGAGGAAAAGAACCCCCCAAAAACACACTAATACGATAAGACATTTGCTGGGACAAATAAGGCAAAATGGTAAAAACTCCTTATgtcctttttttccctctaaaatatccatcttttcttcatttttcttttataagggaatatagtatatatatacctaaatagataaatgaaagAACCCGCCAGCATGTAACTGCCATTTGAATAATAAGCAACGGCTATTGAAGTGGAAAAGCCTGTGCTGACAAAGATCCAACTGCTTTTTGAACAATTTAATAAAAACCATCCACAAGGATGAAATCTTTTCCCTCGTGCGTCCCCGacacatatttttatatatatggcTTTCCCTATAAAACCTCAATCAAAACCTTCCCTTTTTCCTCCAGCTTCCTTCTGAGTAATAGGTGAAGCATCTCACGTTATAGGCCCGTGAGGTGGTGTCAACTGTCAACTCTAGGGGGCCTTCATCCAGACACCCTCAAAACTCTGTTGTTAATGAGGCTTCAATGAGACATCCTCAACGCTTTCATCATCGCTGTTGTCAGCACCGTCATTTTCTtcatctctcttcctcttgaGACGGGACTGGGAAGAAGAGGGTAGCTGAGCTTCTCTGGGTAGTTGCACCGCATCTTCAACCTCTTCCTCCACTTCAACAACATCATCTACTTCATTTTCAGGGTCCACATCACTTGCTTCACCATCTTCTTCTGCACGCCTAACTGGGCGGATATGGAAAGCTTCTTCCTGCCATTATGGGAGGAAAGATCAAAagactataaaaacaaattgaagCATCCAGAGAGAAGACAAAACATAGTGAAGCAAAAAGCATTAAACAAGCAAACTCAATGTGAAACTTTTTTactattattcatatttttttcctttcaagtaCTTCCCTACTAATGTTGCTTGCATGAAGACAACCCTTCTAAAACAACATGATTTTCAACCATTTGAGCTTCTAAAACAATCCAAGAACAGAACAATAACCCAAACCCACCAATGTTTGCTGCCCACCCCAACCAAAAATGCCACAACAGTGAAGCTTCCTCCAATTTTTGTAGTGGTGACTGGTGAGTCACAACTGTAACCAAAATATGTCTGCATAATCAGGGGAAGAAAAAGCTCCTATTCATCCAACACAATTGTCCTCCATCAAAGAAACTCACTAAGAACTACTGGTTAGAGGAGCAAGATCATGTAGTGAGCACAACAATTATCCTCCATCACATAATGGGGAGGGCAGCTCACTGCCGCATCACCACTAACAATTTCAGTGTCAGCACAGTAAAATGACAACTGATATTAAGCTTCCCAGCTTCTGGTTTACAATCGTGACAACCGCAAACCACTgtctttcaaaattcaaaacagGCCAACCAGATGGTTGTTAAAGTCTCCAAGAATTTCACAGAAATAGGATAATCTACACCACGAATAGCCATATTATgtggctttttttattttttgcttctaGAAATATAATGTATCCAAAAGTGAGAAAAAGAATTTAAGAAAGCCATAACAAACTTGTCAAAATCCGACTAGTTCCTAATCAAGGAAACCTAGTTCTGAAAATAGGAATATTCAGTACACTTAGCACCTTCCTTTCCAATATGGCATGCATGGGCAAATAAGGGTTGTTTTTCATTCGTAACCTTTTTTTCCCTGCTGGGACTCAAGCTGCTTaggcaaataaagttatgtgcCCAAACTATAAGGAATTTCCATTTTCACAAACTTTTGGCCTTGATTTGCAAACTATCACCAAAGACAACTGTCTACaattctgatcaaaaaaaaaagacaactgTCTACAAATTTTATAGCAAAAGATAGTCCCAAACTAAAGCACCCAAATTTATCAGATAAAGTAGTTATGAACAAAAGTGTCCATGAACCTCATGAAAAGGTAGGTTATCAGAGGCATCTGTAAGAAGAGcacaaaaatccaaatttaattgCATCATTCACCCCTCAAAAAGTATATAAATCAATAGCACGGTGATAACAATTCTAAAATTGTTTAATGTTCTAAATgaagaaaagggaaagg includes the following:
- the LOC117910820 gene encoding BURP domain-containing protein BNM2C-like, producing the protein MGLGFSSSWSLSFCVLLVLMSAEASKGEYSLQKHEDGGEEAMARKHIHTHMDMSMRIFFTITDLKVGKRIPVYFSKRDPATSPYLLPREEVESIPFSSAQLPYLLQFFGFSQGSPQAIAMENTLRHCETEPIEGETKSCVTSLESMLDFSRKIFGLKASFEVISTKLGEKTTSLLQNYTILKLPKPISAPKMVACHTLPYPYAVFYCHFQEGENKVFEVSLGGENGDRVEAVAVCHMDTSQWNQDHVSFRLLGVQPGASPVCHFFPADNLIWVPSPALIQD
- the LOC117911877 gene encoding organ-specific protein P4-like encodes the protein MKSLVLILVSISLLLLVGIIDGRESPGEYYWKGMMKDQPMPEAVKELVDDQDFSFVSQENCHTSCSGARERDHFVKDFDSRPNGIIYHGHVEPKGG
- the LOC117908451 gene encoding organ-specific protein P4-like, whose amino-acid sequence is MSQLVSKQMKFTFPFFISFLLLLFSGLIDGRKDMGDYWKSIMKGQPMPEAIKGFIHQDPASFSSKARKMDHFVRDFDARPNSIIYHGHVERKGEKPLGVEMKPELNKEKFFVEPVNLRVNFHKHGHDQKEYNN